In Turicibacter sanguinis, a genomic segment contains:
- a CDS encoding alpha/beta hydrolase produces MILNYQQCLDKLSKIKMITINGVPTQIKEVPELTKGLDPRVKIQRLKPKVEFSKVDDTVFEGIEIGRIRQGMGFDNLDISEGIIVKHEILDGVPVRIYYPINHKGLLPALIFIHGGGFYGGDLNVVENPCKAMAQKAHVVVVSIDYRLSPEAPFPHGLNDCDTVVNYIFNHANDLGIDSNRVGISGDSAGGNLAAGCVLRDVKSLRRIKYMALLYPVVSLSEEGYQFSLDQYTFESDDELVKRTIHSIKNCMPLINELYVRDEIPLVHPELSPLMVEDLSQFPKTLIVSAEYDFLRLQDEAYVNRLNAAGVEVRYIQYKGMDHAFLDKCGVYPQAEDCMNEIAKDLKKL; encoded by the coding sequence ATGATTTTAAATTATCAACAATGCTTAGACAAATTATCGAAAATTAAAATGATTACGATTAATGGCGTACCAACACAAATAAAAGAAGTACCGGAATTAACGAAGGGACTTGACCCACGTGTAAAGATTCAGCGATTAAAACCAAAAGTAGAATTCTCAAAAGTTGATGATACGGTATTTGAAGGAATTGAAATTGGTCGTATCAGACAGGGAATGGGATTTGATAACTTGGATATCAGTGAAGGAATTATCGTAAAACATGAAATCTTAGATGGTGTCCCAGTTCGAATTTATTATCCTATCAATCATAAAGGGTTATTACCAGCGCTTATTTTTATTCATGGTGGGGGATTTTATGGTGGAGACTTAAATGTAGTTGAAAATCCATGTAAAGCAATGGCTCAAAAAGCGCACGTAGTCGTTGTTTCAATTGATTATCGTTTATCTCCTGAGGCTCCTTTTCCACATGGATTAAATGATTGTGACACTGTTGTAAATTATATTTTTAATCATGCTAATGATTTAGGAATTGATTCCAATCGTGTTGGAATTTCGGGTGATAGTGCAGGTGGTAATTTGGCTGCAGGTTGTGTATTAAGAGATGTCAAAAGTTTAAGAAGAATTAAGTATATGGCTTTATTATATCCAGTTGTTTCATTATCAGAAGAAGGTTATCAATTTAGTTTAGATCAGTATACATTTGAGTCTGATGATGAATTAGTTAAGCGTACGATTCATAGTATAAAAAATTGCATGCCGTTAATCAATGAGTTATATGTTCGTGATGAAATACCACTTGTTCATCCAGAATTATCTCCATTAATGGTAGAGGATTTGAGTCAATTTCCAAAAACTTTGATTGTGAGTGCAGAGTATGATTTTTTACGTTTACAGGATGAGGCATACGTTAATCGTTTAAACGCAGCCGGAGTTGAAGTTAGGTATATTCAGTATAAGGGGATGGATCATGCCTTTTTAGATAAGTGTGGCGTTTATCCGCAAGCAGAAGATTGTATGAATGAGATAGCGAAAGATTTAAAAAAATTATAG
- the treP gene encoding PTS system trehalose-specific EIIBC component, which yields MGKFTQEAQQLLQFVGGKENVAVVTHCMTRMRFVLNDPKKAEVEKIEALPCVKGTFTQAGQFQVIIGNDVAVFYNEFKSVAGIQDASKEDVKEAAKSNMSWIQRLMANLAEIFSPLIPAIIIGGLILGFRNVIGDIKMFEDGTKTLVEISQFWSGVHSFLWLIGEAIFHFLPVGITWAVTKKMGTTQILGIVLGITLVSPQLLNAYAVGGDAVAPVWDFGFAQVNMIGYQAQVIPAMLAGFTLVYLERFFKKITPNSISMIIVPFFSLVPTVLLAHTVLGPIGWAIGSWISGVVYAGLTSSFSWLFAGVFGFAYAPLVITGLHHMTNAIDLQLVAEFGGTMLWPMIALSNIAQGSAVLGMIYVNRKNEEEKQVSVPACISAYLGVTEPAIFGINMKYGFPFIAGMIGSGIAAVISVATGVMANSVGIGGLPGILSIQPAHMLMFAVAMVVAIVVPFILTVVLAKRKLKK from the coding sequence ATGGGGAAATTTACTCAAGAGGCTCAACAACTCTTACAATTTGTTGGTGGAAAAGAAAACGTTGCCGTTGTCACACACTGTATGACACGTATGCGATTTGTTTTAAATGATCCAAAAAAAGCTGAAGTAGAAAAAATTGAAGCTTTACCATGCGTAAAAGGAACATTTACACAAGCAGGACAATTCCAAGTTATTATTGGAAATGACGTTGCCGTATTTTATAATGAATTCAAATCTGTAGCAGGTATTCAAGATGCAAGTAAAGAAGATGTAAAAGAAGCTGCTAAATCAAATATGAGTTGGATTCAACGTTTAATGGCTAACTTAGCTGAAATTTTCTCACCATTAATTCCAGCTATCATCATTGGTGGGTTAATTTTAGGATTTAGAAATGTCATTGGTGACATTAAAATGTTCGAAGATGGAACAAAGACATTAGTTGAAATCTCACAATTCTGGTCAGGTGTTCATAGCTTCTTATGGTTAATTGGGGAAGCAATCTTCCACTTCTTACCGGTCGGAATTACATGGGCTGTAACTAAGAAAATGGGAACGACACAAATTCTTGGTATTGTTCTAGGGATTACATTAGTTTCACCACAGTTATTAAATGCTTACGCAGTTGGTGGAGATGCAGTCGCTCCAGTTTGGGATTTTGGATTTGCTCAAGTTAATATGATTGGATATCAAGCACAAGTTATCCCAGCCATGTTAGCCGGATTTACTTTAGTTTACTTAGAGCGATTCTTCAAAAAAATTACACCAAATTCAATCTCAATGATTATTGTTCCATTCTTCTCATTAGTACCAACTGTATTATTAGCACACACAGTACTTGGTCCTATTGGATGGGCAATTGGTTCTTGGATTTCAGGTGTTGTATATGCTGGATTAACATCATCATTCTCATGGTTATTTGCTGGAGTTTTTGGATTTGCTTATGCACCATTAGTTATTACAGGATTACACCATATGACAAACGCAATCGACTTACAGTTAGTTGCTGAGTTTGGTGGAACAATGTTATGGCCAATGATCGCTTTATCAAATATTGCTCAAGGTTCAGCTGTTCTTGGTATGATTTATGTAAATCGCAAAAATGAAGAAGAAAAACAAGTTTCAGTTCCTGCTTGTATCTCAGCTTACTTAGGGGTAACTGAACCAGCTATCTTCGGTATCAATATGAAATACGGATTCCCATTCATTGCCGGAATGATCGGTTCGGGAATTGCAGCAGTTATCTCAGTTGCAACAGGTGTTATGGCTAACTCGGTAGGTATTGGTGGATTACCTGGTATCTTATCAATTCAACCAGCACACATGTTAATGTTTGCAGTAGCAATGGTGGTTGCGATTGTTGTTCCATTCATCTTAACTGTTGTACTAGCAAAACGTAAATTAAAAAAATAA